From a single Candidatus Tanganyikabacteria bacterium genomic region:
- a CDS encoding HU family DNA-binding protein, with product MNKEDLVKVISTKAKVSQKDAAACLNATLDVISKALIRGQKVTLVGFGSFQIRQRAAREGRNPRTGGVLHIPAKKSAVWVAGKPLKERIERRFSRTLVSAAPAGRR from the coding sequence GTGAACAAGGAAGACCTCGTAAAAGTCATCAGCACCAAGGCCAAGGTCTCGCAGAAGGATGCCGCCGCCTGCCTGAACGCGACCCTCGACGTCATCAGCAAGGCGCTGATCCGGGGTCAGAAGGTGACGCTCGTCGGTTTCGGCTCGTTCCAGATTCGCCAGCGCGCGGCGCGGGAAGGGCGCAATCCCCGCACCGGCGGCGTGCTGCACATCCCCGCCAAGAAGAGCGCCGTCTGGGTGGCCGGCAAGCCCCTCAAGGAGCGCATCGAGCGCCGCTTCAGCCGCACCCTGGTGAGTGCCGCTCCGGCCGGCCGGCGGTAA